The nucleotide window TGATGGTGATCCGTATGAAAGCATTGAGGAGATTTGGCCCGATTATCCGACCCATGATGAATTTTTCTTCAATGAAGACGAATATTAAATTATTAGATTTCAAATAGCAGGTAATGCATAAGTTAGTGTTAATCAGGCATGGAGAAAGCCTTTGGAACCAGGAAAACCGTTTTACAGGATGGAAGGATATTGATTTAAGTGAAAAAGGAATCAATGAAGCACATCAGGCTGGCAAAATTTTGTTTAAAGAAGGCTATCATTTTTCAAAAGCATATACTTCAGTATTAAAAAGAGCCATACGGACACTCTGGATTGTTTTGGACGAACTTGACCTGATGTGGATTCCAGTTGTAAATTCATGGCGGCTGAACGAAAGGCATTATGGGGCACTTCAGGGGCTAAACAAGAATGAAATGGTTCAGCTTCATGGAGAAGAGCAGGTTCATAAATGGAGGAGGGGTTTTGATGTTCGTCCTCCCGCTATGGAAATAAGTGACGAAAGATATGTGGGAAATGATGTTCGCTACAGTCAATTGAAAAAAGAAGAAATCCCGCTTACTGAAAGCCTGAAAGATACCATCGACAGGCTTTTACCTTTGTGGGAAAATGATATTAAACCCGATATTCAGAAAGGCGAACAGCTTATCATAGCCGCTCATGGAAATAGCCTTAGAGCTATTGTAAAAACGCTTGATAATCTTTCAGATGAAGAAATAATGGAATTAAATATTCCTACCGGAATACCACTTGTTTATGAGCTTTCAGAAGATTTAAAACCATTGCGCCACTATTATTTAGGTGATCCTGAAGAAATTGAGAAAGCCATTGCTAAGGTAAAGGCACAGACTCAAAAGAAATAATTCAATCCTTCCTGCAGAAAACTATCCGGTTTTTATTATTGATGTCTTTATGAATCCTGATTTCTTTCAAACCAAATGAGGACAGTAGTTCTGTCATCATGTATCCGTTTTTCTCATTTATTTCGAAGTAATATTTTCCATGAGATTTTAAAAATTGTAAAGTTTTTTCAATAATAATCCTGTAAAAAACAAGCGGATCGTTGTCGGGAACAAACAATGCTTCAGCGGGTTCATGGTTCAGGACCCTTTCCGACATGAATTGTTTTTCTTTATTTAAAACATAAGGAGGATTGCTGACAATTATATCAAATTGATATTCTTTGAGTTCTGATAAGTCAGACGAAAACAAATCGGCCTGAATAAAAGTTATTTCAGCTGATTGTCTTAGTGCATTTTCCTTAGCAACTGAAAGAATTTCAGGTTTGTAATCAAGAGCAAAAACTTGTGAATCAGGAAGATTGATTTTAAGAGAAACGGCAATACAACCAGAACCTGTTCCAATATCGAGTACTGTATTTTTTTTATGAGAGTTTTCCCTGATAATCAGATCGACAAGTTCCTCTGTTTCAGGGCGGGGGATTAAAACTTCAGGATTAACCAGAAACTTTAAATCATAAAAATGACAAAAGCCTGTGATGTATTGAACAGGCTCATTATTAAGCAATCTTTGGGTTGCATCTGATAGCGCAGTCAGCTGGGCAGCATTGAGCTGAAGGCCGGGATGAATAAAAATATCTGTTTTCTTAAATCCTAACAGGTCAGTGAACAGAATTTCTGCCATGGCGGTAGCCTCCTGATGAGAATAATTACCTTTCAGGGTTTGGACAATATGGTTAAATTCGCTGGTCATTCAATTTTGATTGCAAAAATAAAATTCTTAAATAAATTAGCCTTGACTGACGAGTTGTTAATGAGCAGATGTTTAGACCTTGCGAAAAGCGGATTTCCGGCTGTTTTACCGAATCCGATGGTAGGGGCGCTTATTGTGTCAGAAGCAAGGATTATTGCAGAAGGCTATCATCATTATTTTGGCGGAATACATGCCGAGGTTGATGCCATCAGAAAGGTTAAAGACAAGGAGATATTAAGAAAATCAACATTATACGTGAACCTTGAACCCTGTTCTCATTTCGGAAAAACGCCTCCTTGTGTTCATCAGATTATTGAAGCCGGTATTCCTGAAGTGGTAGTTGCAGGTAAAGATCCGAATCCACTGGTCAACGGCAGGGGAATTAACATCCTGAAAGAGCACGGAATTGTTGTCAGAGAAGGGGTCAGAGAAACTGAGGCTATTGAATTAAACAAGCGTTTTTATACCTTTTACCGAAAGAACAGGCCATATATCATTCTGAAGTTTGCAACCACAAAGGATGGATTTTTAGCAAAAGAAAATTATTACTCGAAATGGATCAGCAATGAGTATTCCCGAATATTGGTTCATAAATGGAGAGGAGAAGAAATGGCCATTTTAACCGGAGCCAATACAGTCAGATATGATGATCCTCATTTAACCAACAGATTTTCGAAAACAGGTAATCCTGTCAGAATCTTTTTTGACAGGGATTTATCAATTCCTGTTACAAAGCATATATTTGATAACAGCAGCAGAACCATCGTATACAATTTTGTAAAAGAAGATAAAGACAATCAGACAGAGTGGGTAAAATTAGACCGCACGAAAGATTTTATAGCACAGATAATCAATCATTTATTCACGATAAACATTCAATCTCTGATAGTTGAAGGCGGAGCGAAAATACTGTCGGCCTTTCTGGATAGAAATTTATGGGACGAAGCCAGAATTTTTACTGCCGAAAAACTGTTCAGGTCTGGTATTAAAGCTCCTGAAATCAGAGTTGAGCCATTTGAGACAATTGAAATAATTGACAATCAGTTGAATATTTATTTTAATAGCGGACAAGGATTAAAAAAACCAGATAAGGCTTAAAATTGAGAATTATGAGATTTGCAGATATACCGGGGCAACAGAAAATAAAAGAAGAGCTTATTACAAGTGTAAAGAACAATAAGCTTAGCCATTCAATTATGCTGGTGGGGAATGAAGGTTATGGTGCTTTACCGCTTGCACTTGCACTTGCCAGCTATATCAATTGTGAAAATAAAGGAGAAAGAGATTCCTGTGGCGAATGTCCATCGTGCAGAAAATCGGATAAAATGATTCATCCTGATATTCATTTTACGTTTTCGACATATTCCGATTCAGGCGGAAAGCAATTCCTGAGTGAAAAATTTATTCCGCAGTGGCGTTCGGCAATTGAAACAAATCCCTATATGACTGATTTAGACTGGCTGACATTTATTAATTCAGGAAACAAGCAAGGGAATATTTATATCGCTGATTGTCATCAGATTATTAAAAATCTCAGTTTAACCACCTATGAAAGCGGAGCCAAAATACAAATCATCTGGCAGGCACAAAATCTTGGGAATAATGCCAATTCTCTTTTAAAAATTATAGAAGAACCATCACCAAAGACTTATTTTATTTTTATTGCCCCCTCAACAGATAAAATATTGAGTACCATTTTATCAAGGACAAGAGTTTATTCATTGCCACCCTTTAATCCGGAAGACATCGAAGCAGAGTTAAGAAAACGGAGTGAGGATGAGACATTTATAAAAGAAATAGCGCTAAGGGCAAATGGTGATATGAACGAAGCTTTAAAACAACTCGGTAATATTGCTGACAATGATAATATGATGGAGAAACTAAGAAATTGGTTTTTGGAATCATATTTTATGAAACGAGTTGAGCTTTATAAAACGATAGGAAATTTTTCAGAAATGAGCCGAGAGCAGGCAAAGGAATTTCTGAATTATGCATTGAGAATTATCAGAGAATCAATAGTTCATCAATATGATGATAAAAAATTAAGTCATTTTTCACACAAGGAATCTGAATTTTTACAAAAGTTTGGTTCGTTGATAAAAGGGAAAAATGTTTACCAAATGGTGGAAGATATTAACCAGGCAATGTATCACATCGAGCGTAATGCCAACATAAAATTTGTGTTCTTTCATTTATCTTTGCAATTTTATAAATTATTCGGAGAAGGACAAAAGAGCGAAAGGAAAGAAGAATGACAAGCAACAAGACACTACAAAGATGGATGGTCAGCAGGGAAGAGTGTAAATACTGCTGCAATAAATTATCGACATTTGACTGGCAGGAAGAATTAAAATTCACTAATAATCAATATATACCAGAGTTTGTTGAAGTAAGATTCAAAAGCACTAAGAAACTAATCTGCAAGAATATCAACAAATACAGAATTCACACCGGAGATATACTGGTGGTTGAATTTCCAACTGGTAATGATGTCGGGATCGTAAGTCTGGCCAGCCCCCTTGTATATCGTCAGATTAAAAAGAAAAACATTGATATTGAGCATTATGAATTTCCTAAAATTCTCAGGCATGCAGGAGAAAAGGACAAGCAGATATGGCAGGAAAATATCAATAAGGAATATGAAGTTTTGTTGAAAGCAAGAAAGATTGCCGCTGACCTGAAACTACAAATGAAATTGGATGATATTGAAATTCAGTCGGATGGGAAAAAGACTACTTTTTACTATACAGCTGAAGGGAGGGTTGATTTCAGAGAATTGATTAAGGTATATGCGAGGGAGTTTAAGACAAAAATTGAAATGAGGCAGATTGGTATAAGACAGGAATCAGGACGGGTAGGTGGTATCGGAGATTGCGGTCGTGAATTATGCTGTTCGTCATGGCTGACAGAATTTAATTCGGTACCGACTATTGCTGCAAAACAACAAAATCTTTATCTGAATCCCTCCAAATTATCTGGTCAGTGTGGGCGTTTAAAATGTTGCCTGAATTATGAACTGGATGCCTATTATGAAATTTATGAGAAATTTCCGTCAGAAAACACTGTCTTAAAGACCAAAAATGGAAATGCTGTTGTATTCAAGCTGGATATTCTCAGGGAAATCATGTATTTCACTTATGAAGACAGCCGGGAAGTGGAAGTCGTTCCGGTTCATATTAATCAGGTAAAACAAATCATGGAGATGAACAAAAAAAATATTTACCCCGATCTTGCAGAATACAAGGCTGAAACAAGTAAAAAGAATAATGATTCAGAATTTGACCTGAAAGATGAGTATTTTTAGAAACAAAATATGGATTTTAATCGGACTTTGGGTGTTGCTGCTGATGGGTTGTGGCAGGGGGATTATTTATACCCGCTATATTAAAATTGATAACTTCGTCTGGAATTTTAACAAAAAGATTGAATTCAAGGTTAATATAAAAGAGACTGACAAAAAATACGAGGTTTTACTGCACATTCGTAATGCAAGCCAATATCCATACAGCAATATCTGGATTAATGTATCTGGTGTTGATCCCGATGCTAAAAATATCTTTACCAGAAAATATGAATTCACTCTTGCTGACGAAAGTGGCAGATGGTTGGGAAAAGGTCTTGGAGATATTATTGATAATCAATTTATTATAGTTGAAGATTTTTCGGCAGAAAAAACCGGCACCTATTCTTTTATCGTAAACCATGAAATGAGGGTTGACAATGTACCCGGAATCATGGATATTGGATTGACAGTGAGAGAGAAAAAGAATAAAGATTAAGCGTCAATATTGGCGTAGCGTGCATTTGTCTCAATAAATTCTCTTCTGGGTGCTACGTCATCGCCCATTAAAATAGAAAAAATCCTATCGGCTTCAGCAGCATTTTCAATGCTAACCAAACGTAAAACCCTCTTTTCCGGATTCATGGTTGTATTCCATAATTGTTCTGCATTCATTTCGCCAAGACCCTTATAACGTTGCACGTAAACAGAGCCATCTTTTCCACCGGAATTCAGTTCACTCAGGATTTTATCCCTTTCATCGTCTGACCAGCAATAAACTTCATCTTTACCCTTACGAATCAGGTAAAGCGGAGGAGTGGCAATGTAAACATAACCATATTCGATAAGCTCTTTCATATAACGGTAAAGGAGAGTGAGAATCAAGGTGGTAATATGGCTGCCATCCACATCGGCATCGGTCATAATGATAATTTTCTTATAACGAAGCCTGTCAATGTTCAAAGCATGGCCATCTTCGGCAGTACCGATGGATACGCCCAAAGCGGTGAAGAGGTTTTTAATTTCTTCGTTATCGTAAATTTTATGTTCAAGAGCCTTTTCGACATTAAGGATTTTGCCTCTGAGAGGAAGAATGGCCTGAAATCGTCTGTCTCTTCCCTGTTTGGCTGTTCCGCCAGCTGAATCACCTTCAACGAGAAAGATTTCACATTCGTCAGGGTCGTTTGAAGAGCAATCGGCAAGTTTACCAGGAAGTCCGGCTGAGTTGAATCCGTTTTTTCGCTGAACCATTTCGCGTGCTTTTCTGGCTGCATGTCTTGCCTGAGCCGACAAAACCACTTTGTTGACAATGGCTTTGGCTTCTTTGGGGTGTTCATCCAGGTAAGTCATCAGGGCATCTGAAATAAAGCTATCGACAGCTCCAAGGGCATCTGAATTCCCCAATTTAGTTTTTGTCTGTCCTTCAAACTGTGGCTCCTGAATTTTAATTGAAATAACAGCTGTTAGGCCTTCTCTGAAGTCATCCCCACTGATCTCAAATTTTACATTTTTCAGCAAACCTTCTTTTTCAGCATAATTTTTAAAGACCCTTGTCAGTGCTTTTCGGAAGCCAGAAACGTGTGTTCCGCCTTCTATGGTGTTGATGTTGTTTACATAGGAATGAAGATTCTCATTATAGGAAGTATTGTACTGAAAAGCAACGTCAATCGGAATGTCATTTTTAATTCCACTGAAGCTGATAGGTTCAGGAATGAGTGATTCACGGTTAATATCGATAAAGGTAACAAATTCACTCAATCCACCAAGTGAAAAAAATTCCTCAAATTGTTTTCCATTGCCATTCTCACTTTCTCTTTCGTCTTTCAATGTAAGACGCACCCCTTTGTTGAGAAATGCAAGCTCTTTTAGTCTTGTTTTTAATGTATCGTATTTATATTCAGTGGTTTGGAATATAGAAGAGTCGGGTTTAAACCACACATAAGTTCCTGATTTTTCGGTAGTTCCATTTTCCTTTACCGGGTAAAGCGGTTTTCCTTTTTCATATTCCTGAACGTAAATTTTTCCCTTTCTGTAAACCTCTACTTTCAGTTTTTCAGAAAGTGCATTGACGCAGGAAACACCAACACCATGCAAACCACCTGAAACCTTATAGGAATCTTTATCGAACTTCCCGCCTGCATGTAAAACAGTCATGACTACTTCGAGTGCTGAGCGCTGTTCTTTGGGATGTATTTCAACGGGGATACCACGTCCGTTATCTTCAACACTGATAGAGTTATCAGGATGAATAACAACGTTTATTTCGGTACAAAATCCAGCTAAAGCTTCATCAATTGAGTTGTCAACCACCTCATATACCAGATGATGAAGGCCTCTCTGACTAATATCTCCAATATACATAGCAGGTCTTTTTCTGACCGCTTCAAGACCTTCAAGAACCTGAATATTTTCTGCCGTATAGTTGTTTACAAATTCCTCTGCAACTGCCATTTAATTTAACTTAAAAATTCGTTGTAAAATTAGGTTTTTTTGCAAAAATCCGTATTTTTTTTTCAGGCATTTTATCAACAAAATTCAAGCCGAAAAATTATTTGTAAGTATTAGATTATCAGTCTTTTACATATTTCGTCATGAATATTTTGCACTTGTGTTTTTACGTGTGCCAAATCGCCTGAAACTATCACAAAATCAGCATATTGTGATTTTTCCTCATCATTCATCTGATTTTCCATTCGTTTTAAGATTTTTTCGCGGCTCAGTTTGTCTCTTTCTGCGATGCGTTTTATTTTTTCTTCTTCATTGGCAACAACACAAATTAACAAATCAAGCGTTTTATAAAGGCCGGTTTCGACAAGCAAGGCGGATTCAATAATGACATAAGGATAATTGTTCTTTGACAGACACCAATGTTGAAAATCTTCAATTACAAACGGATGAACGATGCTGTTGAGTGTTTTTAACTTTTCGGGATTGTTAAAAACTTCTTCAGAAAGGTATTCCTTGTTGAGCACATTATTGATATAGGATTTTTCTCCGAAAGTACTGATGATTTTATTAATCAGCTTTGAGTTTGTATTCATTAATGATTTTGCCTGAATATCAGAATAATATACAGGAATTCCAAGTTCTTCAAAAAATTCACAAACCTTTGTTTTACCTGAGCCTATTCCTCCGGTAATGCCAATTTTCTTCATTGCACTTTTTTAACGACAAAGTTGACATATTCAGGAGAAAACCTGATGTTTTTAATCAGGGTTTTATCATAATCTACAATTACTTTAACCTTGTTGCCCTGAATGAGTTTTTTGTTTTCAGGATTTGTAAAAGCATGAAAATGAGAAGGATTAACCTGATTGAAGCTGCTAAGGGTAGCCTGAAAAGTAACTGAAATTTTATCAGGAATGATGAGATATTTTTTTAGAGCGGAAGGAGGCATATTAATGTCAAGCCGGAATGTTCCTTCAGTCAGCTGTTCAATTTTCTGAGAAACGACAACTTTTTCAGTGTTAAGTTTAATGAGCGGATTTTCAGGCTTTTTCAGCAGGATGGAATCACTGATATCCTGATAAACGTCTGTATATTGCTTAAAATGAGTTGATATGGAAGTAATTTCCCTGACTTCTTTTTCAGGGCCTTTAATTTCAACAAATCTTGGATTGACATGAAGACTATCAACAGGATAATAATGTTTCCGGTAATTGATTTTAATATCAGGAACAACTGAAACCTTTTTACTGAAGAAATTATCATAATCAAGGTAAATGACAGTAGGGCTGACACTAATAATTGAAATTTTTTCAACTCCTTCAGGTAAAAAATAGCGTAAGTTATATTCGGATAATACAATGTTTTTCTGATGGTTTTTAAGGTTGATAGTTAAGGAATGGTCTTTTCTCCAGTTTTGCAGCTTAATTAAATCCCAGCCTTTTGCCTTGATTTGCAAGACAATTTCGTTTGGAAGTGGTTTACTTAAAACCTTATCTTCAGGATAATTGATATAATTCAGTTTAATCTGAACAGTAACCTTGTAGTTTTCATCCAGAGACTGGATTATCCAGATAAAAAAAGCAATGACAACACAAACTAATAAAACAATCCATCCGGGTCGATCGCCTGAATCATTTTGTTTTTTAATAATGTGGTCAGGATTGATTACCAATAAATATTAGTTTTTATCATTTTGGTTTAATACCCTTGATGCTTCCATTGAAACTGCATCTTTTTGAATGGTAATTCTGACATTGGGGGCTATTTCAATCACGAAGTCTTTATCCTGCACTTCAACGATTTTTCCATGAATACCACCAATGGTAACAATTTTATCGCCTTTTTTAATTTGTTCTTTGAAGGCTCTTTGTTCTTTGGCTTTTTTACTTTGAGGCCTGATCATGAAAAAATAAATAATAACCAGGATTAAAATAAATGGTAACAAAGAAGTCAGAGGGTTTGATTTCTGCCCGGGTGTTGTCTGAGGGGCCATCAGTAAAATAAAATTCAATAAATTCATCATAATGTTTATCTGTTAGTTATGTTTCCTTTAATATAGATTACGGTTGAATTGGGAATTGTGTTGGCATAAACAGTAACATCTTTGTTGAATGTACCGCTTCTGCCTTTGCTGTCAAAAGTAACGTCAATATAGCCTGATTCCCCGGGTTTAATGGGTTTTTTGGGAAAATCAGGTACTGTGCAGCCACAGGATGGGATACAGTTTGAGATAACAAGGTCGGCTTTGCCTGTGTTGGTAAATTTAAATGAAAATGACACTTTTGAGCCTTCAATGATGTTTCCGAAATCGTGTATGGTTGTTTTAAATGTCAGCTCAGGTAATTTTTCCTTTTTTGCTCCTGATGATGCTGAATTGGGATTTTTAATCAGGTCAGGGGTAATTTTATCCTTCTTGTTCGTTTGGGAGCATGATATGAAA belongs to Sphingobacteriales bacterium and includes:
- the gpmA gene encoding 2,3-diphosphoglycerate-dependent phosphoglycerate mutase is translated as MHKLVLIRHGESLWNQENRFTGWKDIDLSEKGINEAHQAGKILFKEGYHFSKAYTSVLKRAIRTLWIVLDELDLMWIPVVNSWRLNERHYGALQGLNKNEMVQLHGEEQVHKWRRGFDVRPPAMEISDERYVGNDVRYSQLKKEEIPLTESLKDTIDRLLPLWENDIKPDIQKGEQLIIAAHGNSLRAIVKTLDNLSDEEIMELNIPTGIPLVYELSEDLKPLRHYYLGDPEEIEKAIAKVKAQTQKK
- the prmC gene encoding peptide chain release factor N(5)-glutamine methyltransferase, producing MTSEFNHIVQTLKGNYSHQEATAMAEILFTDLLGFKKTDIFIHPGLQLNAAQLTALSDATQRLLNNEPVQYITGFCHFYDLKFLVNPEVLIPRPETEELVDLIIRENSHKKNTVLDIGTGSGCIAVSLKINLPDSQVFALDYKPEILSVAKENALRQSAEITFIQADLFSSDLSELKEYQFDIIVSNPPYVLNKEKQFMSERVLNHEPAEALFVPDNDPLVFYRIIIEKTLQFLKSHGKYYFEINEKNGYMMTELLSSFGLKEIRIHKDINNKNRIVFCRKD
- the ribD gene encoding bifunctional diaminohydroxyphosphoribosylaminopyrimidine deaminase/5-amino-6-(5-phosphoribosylamino)uracil reductase RibD, with the protein product MVKFAGHSILIAKIKFLNKLALTDELLMSRCLDLAKSGFPAVLPNPMVGALIVSEARIIAEGYHHYFGGIHAEVDAIRKVKDKEILRKSTLYVNLEPCSHFGKTPPCVHQIIEAGIPEVVVAGKDPNPLVNGRGINILKEHGIVVREGVRETEAIELNKRFYTFYRKNRPYIILKFATTKDGFLAKENYYSKWISNEYSRILVHKWRGEEMAILTGANTVRYDDPHLTNRFSKTGNPVRIFFDRDLSIPVTKHIFDNSSRTIVYNFVKEDKDNQTEWVKLDRTKDFIAQIINHLFTINIQSLIVEGGAKILSAFLDRNLWDEARIFTAEKLFRSGIKAPEIRVEPFETIEIIDNQLNIYFNSGQGLKKPDKA
- a CDS encoding gliding motility lipoprotein GldH is translated as MSIFRNKIWILIGLWVLLLMGCGRGIIYTRYIKIDNFVWNFNKKIEFKVNIKETDKKYEVLLHIRNASQYPYSNIWINVSGVDPDAKNIFTRKYEFTLADESGRWLGKGLGDIIDNQFIIVEDFSAEKTGTYSFIVNHEMRVDNVPGIMDIGLTVREKKNKD
- the gyrB gene encoding DNA topoisomerase (ATP-hydrolyzing) subunit B, whose amino-acid sequence is MAVAEEFVNNYTAENIQVLEGLEAVRKRPAMYIGDISQRGLHHLVYEVVDNSIDEALAGFCTEINVVIHPDNSISVEDNGRGIPVEIHPKEQRSALEVVMTVLHAGGKFDKDSYKVSGGLHGVGVSCVNALSEKLKVEVYRKGKIYVQEYEKGKPLYPVKENGTTEKSGTYVWFKPDSSIFQTTEYKYDTLKTRLKELAFLNKGVRLTLKDERESENGNGKQFEEFFSLGGLSEFVTFIDINRESLIPEPISFSGIKNDIPIDVAFQYNTSYNENLHSYVNNINTIEGGTHVSGFRKALTRVFKNYAEKEGLLKNVKFEISGDDFREGLTAVISIKIQEPQFEGQTKTKLGNSDALGAVDSFISDALMTYLDEHPKEAKAIVNKVVLSAQARHAARKAREMVQRKNGFNSAGLPGKLADCSSNDPDECEIFLVEGDSAGGTAKQGRDRRFQAILPLRGKILNVEKALEHKIYDNEEIKNLFTALGVSIGTAEDGHALNIDRLRYKKIIIMTDADVDGSHITTLILTLLYRYMKELIEYGYVYIATPPLYLIRKGKDEVYCWSDDERDKILSELNSGGKDGSVYVQRYKGLGEMNAEQLWNTTMNPEKRVLRLVSIENAAEADRIFSILMGDDVAPRREFIETNARYANIDA
- a CDS encoding dephospho-CoA kinase, whose product is MKKIGITGGIGSGKTKVCEFFEELGIPVYYSDIQAKSLMNTNSKLINKIISTFGEKSYINNVLNKEYLSEEVFNNPEKLKTLNSIVHPFVIEDFQHWCLSKNNYPYVIIESALLVETGLYKTLDLLICVVANEEEKIKRIAERDKLSREKILKRMENQMNDEEKSQYADFVIVSGDLAHVKTQVQNIHDEICKRLII
- the yajC gene encoding preprotein translocase subunit YajC encodes the protein MAPQTTPGQKSNPLTSLLPFILILVIIYFFMIRPQSKKAKEQRAFKEQIKKGDKIVTIGGIHGKIVEVQDKDFVIEIAPNVRITIQKDAVSMEASRVLNQNDKN
- a CDS encoding DUF1573 domain-containing protein codes for the protein MKTVSQIILIFSIAVFISCSQTNKKDKITPDLIKNPNSASSGAKKEKLPELTFKTTIHDFGNIIEGSKVSFSFKFTNTGKADLVISNCIPSCGCTVPDFPKKPIKPGESGYIDVTFDSKGRSGTFNKDVTVYANTIPNSTVIYIKGNITNR